In Nitrosococcus halophilus Nc 4, the genomic stretch CGAGGCCAAACCAGCCAGGGACAAGATAACGGGTTTGGGTCCAAGCGAATACCCAAGGGATAGCACGCAGATTTTTGAAATCCACCTCTGTTGCGGAAGTGCGGGAGATGGGACGGGAGGCGATGGGAAGATGGCTAATGTGCTCGATAGGCGTGACTTGGGTATACCAGGACCAAAATCCGTCCTGCTCAATGAGTGTGCGATAGGCTCCCATTGCCTGCTGAGCGATACGCTCCATGAGGTCCTCATGGTAGCTATCATCACTGGGTTTATCGCCAGATTGGGCTGCAACAGCGGTTGCCTGAATCATCGCGTTGACGATCTGTTCGGTATGGCGCCGGGCCATAGCGGGTAGCGCATAACGGAACGAGATCACCTCCCCTTGTTCGGTGAAACGAATACGGCCATTATGAACCGCTGGTGGCATTGCCAGGATCGCTGTCTGGCTAGTTCGACCACCACCACGGCCCACTGTCCCTCCTCGGCCATGAAATAACCGGAAGTCGATTTTTTGCTGGTGGCATAACTTTCCTAGGCGTTTCTGGGCTTTATGCAAAGCCCAATTAGCCATCCAATACCCCCCGTCTTTACTGCTATCGGAATAACCAAGCATGATTTCTTGGAAATGACCCCGCGCTGCGATTTGTTGCCGGTAAATAGGGTGCTTTATGAGGGCAAGCATGCGCTTATCGGCAGCTTCTAAAGCTTCGATAGTTTCAAAAAGAGGGACAAAATCAAGGGGGCAGATGACTTTTCCATCCTGTAGCTGCCACAATTGCGCTTCCTTGGCAAGTAGCATTACCTCTAGCAAATCGCTTATAGTGTGAGTCATACTGATGACATAGCTGCCAATGGCTTCAGGTTCCTGGGCAATGGCGTCCCGGATAACGGCGAAAGTTTCCAGGACTTGTTGGGTGGACTCGGGAAGCACGCTGTTTGGTACGCGGAGTGGATGGGGTTTCTGCAGCTGAGCGCTTAATACTGCTAACCGTTCTTTTTCCGAGAGGGCTAGGTAATCTCTGGTTATCCCCGCTATTTGTAATAAAGCTGCAACGGCTTTTTCATGGATATGGCTGTGTTGTCGCACGTCTAGTGCGGCTAGATGAAAACCAAAAGTTTGGGTAAGTATTAAGAGGCGACCCAGCCTCCCATGCCGGGAAATTTTGCCAAAACCACTCTCTTCAAGGCATCGTTTGAGCAGTTGCAGATCTTCAATAAAACGTTTGCTATTATAAGTATTTTCCCCTGTCTCTGTCTGATTGGGTGGTTTAAGTAATTTCCCAAGCCGGGCCATCATGTAGCTTATTTTGAGGCGATAAGGTTCACGCTGTAGCTGTTCGCTAAATTTATGGCCTAAAGTGGTTTCTCTTGCGTCCTGTTCTAGGGAACGGTACAAGGCTGGGGGAATCCCAACCTGTCGCTCGGAAAGGCTGAGTTCGTGATAGAGTTCCTGTAATTCGGTACAGTAGCGACGCAGTGCGGTTTCTCGATGCGTTATGATTGTCCAGCGGGTAATCTCGGGGGTAACATGGGGATTACCATCCCGGTCGCCGCCAATCCAGGAGCGGTAATGTAAAAAAGGGGGAAAATCAGGCGCCTCGCCATAATATTGCTGCAGAGCGCGTTGCGTATCCCGGTAGATTTGTACGGCTACTTCCCAGATAGCAATGCGCATGAAATAGAGTCCTTGGTGAATTTCCTGCTTGACTGTAGGACGTTCGGCACGCACCTCATCAGTCGCCAGTAGAAGCGCGATTTGGTTGTAGAGATCATCCAATATCCGCTCTGTTTCCGGCGGTGTTGTGCTGCTATATTGATTTAATCCTGCAAGCAAGCCACTGATACGCTGCTGTTTAAATAAGATGCTACGGCGTCTTGCCTCTGTAGGGTGAGCAGTCAATGTCGGTTGAATATCTAGTTGTCCTAGAAGTTGTAAGACTTGTTCCCGTGCATAGCCTTGTTTTTGCAAATGATGAATAGCCTCATCGATGGATTCTGGACGTGGTTTATCAATACGGCTTTGCCG encodes the following:
- the ppc gene encoding phosphoenolpyruvate carboxylase, with product MKHEYKLDIKAEESGLSEPLAKQLTLLGTLLEQAIRDQAGPKMLNLMGKLHQLCGQVDTQDNATLCEGADTQIQKLSRDQIVWLLHAYTSFFHLANQAEQQEIIRINWERVRQSRIDKPRPESIDEAIHHLQKQGYAREQVLQLLGQLDIQPTLTAHPTEARRRSILFKQQRISGLLAGLNQYSSTTPPETERILDDLYNQIALLLATDEVRAERPTVKQEIHQGLYFMRIAIWEVAVQIYRDTQRALQQYYGEAPDFPPFLHYRSWIGGDRDGNPHVTPEITRWTIITHRETALRRYCTELQELYHELSLSERQVGIPPALYRSLEQDARETTLGHKFSEQLQREPYRLKISYMMARLGKLLKPPNQTETGENTYNSKRFIEDLQLLKRCLEESGFGKISRHGRLGRLLILTQTFGFHLAALDVRQHSHIHEKAVAALLQIAGITRDYLALSEKERLAVLSAQLQKPHPLRVPNSVLPESTQQVLETFAVIRDAIAQEPEAIGSYVISMTHTISDLLEVMLLAKEAQLWQLQDGKVICPLDFVPLFETIEALEAADKRMLALIKHPIYRQQIAARGHFQEIMLGYSDSSKDGGYWMANWALHKAQKRLGKLCHQQKIDFRLFHGRGGTVGRGGGRTSQTAILAMPPAVHNGRIRFTEQGEVISFRYALPAMARRHTEQIVNAMIQATAVAAQSGDKPSDDSYHEDLMERIAQQAMGAYRTLIEQDGFWSWYTQVTPIEHISHLPIASRPISRTSATEVDFKNLRAIPWVFAWTQTRYLVPGWFGLGQALQKIMGDETLQETLQKMYQQWPFFNTVIDDAQREMARARLKTASHYARLANQNETRFHDIIVADFEKARKIILEMSGQQELLDNTPTIQKTIIFRNPYTDVLNLLQIELMKRYRQAPENEKGLLRQALFLSLNGIAAAMQSTG